A single region of the Pseudomonas granadensis genome encodes:
- a CDS encoding YbjQ family protein yields the protein MIISTTHSVEGRQITAYLDIVSAESVQGVNVIRDMFAGMRDFFGGRSQTLERALKEARIQATDELKDRARALQADAVVGVDFGISMPAGKGGMVVVFVTGTAVKLR from the coding sequence ATGATCATTTCCACCACTCATTCCGTCGAGGGGCGGCAGATCACAGCCTATCTGGACATTGTCAGCGCCGAGTCTGTGCAAGGCGTCAACGTTATCCGCGATATGTTCGCGGGCATGCGCGACTTCTTTGGCGGGCGGTCGCAGACCTTGGAACGAGCGTTAAAGGAAGCTCGCATTCAGGCAACCGATGAACTCAAGGATCGTGCGCGGGCATTGCAGGCTGACGCCGTGGTGGGCGTGGATTTTGGGATCAGCATGCCGGCAGGCAAGGGGGGCATGGTGGTGGTGTTTGTCACCGGAACGGCGGTGAAGCTGCGCTGA